Within Epilithonimonas zeae, the genomic segment ACTTTACGCTCACAGGTTTACACGCCGCAGCTGATCGTGAACGGTAAAAAAGAATTCATCGGATCTGACCGTGATGCCGTAGAAAATGCCATTCAAACCGCTTTATTGAATGATAACAATGCCAAGATTGATTTATCCGCTAAAGTTTCTGAGAAAGAAATTAATGTAAATTTTAAAGTTCAAGAAAACAATCCTCAAAACAAGCTGTTAATCACGTTGGTTGAAAAAAAATCGTCTACCAATGTACAGAAAGGTGAAAATGAAGGCCGTCATTTAATCCATTGGCAGATTGTTCATCAGCAAAATCAGATTTCTTTGAAAAATTATCCTGAAGGAACTACAACTTTCAAACTTCCAGCAAATTTCAATACCAACGACTGGGAAATTATCGGAATGATTCAAAATGTGAAAAGTGGAGCGATTGTAGGATCTGCAGAAGCTTCTTTCTAAACATAAATCAACAGTTTTTCTGTCATTCTGAATGGAACAAAACGGAGTGAAGAATCTATTATTCAAGGTTGAGATTCTTCCTTCGTCAGAATGACAACTCGCAGAAAACTTTGGAAAAATTCAATTAAAAAATTCAAAATATCAACAATTTAAA encodes:
- a CDS encoding DUF1223 domain-containing protein, with protein sequence MILKNLIGTAAFVALMFTVSAFSCTDKAEETLQNSTSNNNGFAVLELFTSEGCSSCPPADQLMGEIEKQYKDQPVYILAYHVDYWNNLGWKDKFSSVENSKRQQQYAQTLRSQVYTPQLIVNGKKEFIGSDRDAVENAIQTALLNDNNAKIDLSAKVSEKEINVNFKVQENNPQNKLLITLVEKKSSTNVQKGENEGRHLIHWQIVHQQNQISLKNYPEGTTTFKLPANFNTNDWEIIGMIQNVKSGAIVGSAEASF